The Amycolatopsis jiangsuensis nucleotide sequence AGGAGTTCGGCCGCACGCTCGGCGAGGAGCTGCTCGAACCCACGAAGATCTATGCGAAGGACTGCCTGGCGCTGATCGCGGAGACCGAGGTGCGTACGTTCGCGCACATCACCGGCGGTGGCCTCGAGGCCAATCTCGCCCGGGTGATGCCGCGGGGCCTGCAGGCCCGTCTCGAACGCGGTACCTGGACGCCGGCGCCGGTGTTCGCGCTGATCGGCCAGCGCGGCAAGGTCGATCGTGCCGAGCTGGAGAAGACGTTCAACATGGGCGTCGGCATGGTCGCGATCGTGGCGGCCGAGGACGTGGACCGCGCGCTGGCCGTGCTCACCGCCCGGCACGTGCCTGCCTGGGTGCTCGGTGACGTGCAGCCGGCCGAGGACCCGGACGGCCCGCGTGCCGTGCTGTCCGGAGACCACCCGCGGTTCTGAAACGCGGTTGCCGTGCCTGCGACACTGGAGGGCGTGGCTGAGGACGTACCAGTCGGCTCCCGGTTCGTGATCCCGGATGCCGAGCTGAGGGAGCGCTTCTCCCGGTCGTCCGGGCCGGGTGGGCAGGGCGTGAACACCACGGACTCGCGGGTCGAGCTGTCGTTCGACGTCGCGCGGTCCGTGGTCATCCCGCCTGCGCTGAAGGACCGGATCCTCAGCCGCCTCGGCGCTCGCCTCGTCGACGGCGTGCTGACCATCGCGGCGAGCGAGTACCGCTCGCAGCTGATGAACCGCGACGCGGCGCGCGAACGGCTCGTGGACCAGCTGCTGAAGGCCGCCGCCCCGCCGCCGCCGAAGCGCAGGCCCACCAAGCCTTCGAAGGGATCGAAGGAACGTCGGCTGGCGGCGAAGAAGCGGCGCAGCGAGGTCAAGCGCGGCCGCGGCGGTCGGCACGACGATTGACGCGTAGCCGGTGAGATGCAGCGCCAAACGCGAGACACAGTATCCGGTTCGGTGTGCCGTACGATCTGCCTGTGAAAACGGCAGGCGGCGCGCGGATGCGCGCGCGGGCGGCGATGCGGGCGGAGCTCACCGCGGTCGTCGTGACGCTGGCGCTCGAACACGGTTACGAGCAGACGACCGTCGACGACATCTGCGCTGCCGCCGAGATTTCTCGTTCCACGTTCTTCCGCTATTTCCCGACGAAGGAAGACGCCGTGCTGAGCGGGCTGGCCGACGCCGGCGAACGGCTGCGTGAAGCGCTGGTGGCGCGTCCGGACGAGGAACCGGCGTGGACCGCGTTGCGGCACGCTCTCGGATCCCTCATCGACCAGTACGACGGGCACGAGGAGAAGACCCGTCGGCTGACCCGGTTGATCGTGACCACGCCGGCGCTGGCGGCCAAGCACCGCGAGAAGAACGCGCGGTGGCGTGAGCTGCTCCGTCCGGAAATCGCCCGCCGTCTGCGCATCGACTCCGCGGACGTCGCCGACCCGCGGCCCGACGCGGTCGTCGCGGCGGCGCTCGGTTGCGTGGAGGCCACGCTGGCCGCGTGGACCGCGGCCGAGAATCCGCGGCCGCTGCCCGAAATTCTCGAACGCGCCATGTCCGTGGTCCGCTGACCACGGCGGCTCGCGTCAGCGCGTCTGGAGTTGCCGGAACTGCCCGGCCCATGCGGTGGTGCGTCCGGGAAGGCCGTCCTGGCCCGCGCGGACCACGAACGGGCAGAACACGCTGTTGAACAGCCAGGGCATCGAATCCGGGCCGAAGCCGGTGACCATGGCGGTGTCCTGGGTGACGCCGTAGGTGGCCACCGCGAGCCGGGACGTCTCGCGGAACCGGTCCACCTGATCGCGCAGGAACTCGCGGTGGTTATCGAACCACGGGGACAGCGCGAGGAAATCGTCCCACTTCTGCTGGGGGAACGGGCTCTCGATGGCGTCCCGCACGACCTGCCACACCTTTTTCGAGCGGGACACGCGGTAACGGTCGGCGAACCGCGGGTCGACCGGATCCTTCAGATGCTGTTTCCACAGCAGTACCAAGGAGAACTCGGTGGCCAGGAACTTCTGGTCAGTACGCAGCCGGGGCAGCACGTAGTCGAGGAACCGCCGGTCGTCCCCCGGTGCCTGAAGATGCGGATGAATGTCCACACCGGACAGCGCGGGGGTGTCACGGGTGAAGTCCAGCCACCGCTCGGTGGCCGGGGTGCGCCAGTCCGGCCGGTCGAGCCGGTTGAGCGCGCCAAGGTACAGCTGGGTCGTGCAGTCCGCGCCGCAGTTCCGTTGGCGGTAGGCGATCACGTGCTGCGCAAGGGTTTCGTAGCACACGTTCAGCCGCTGGACGCGGTCCTGGGGGCGGCATTCGATGAACGGCTCGTTCCCGATCACCAGGATGTCCACCTTGCCCAGCACTTCGGGAAGCACGGCGTCCAGCCGTCGCAGCGCGGTCGTCATGGCCGGACTTCCGGGCGTGGGCAGGGGTTCGCCGGCATAAGGGAACTTCAGCGACAGCACGGTGCCGTAGCCCTTCGCCGCCGCCGTGGTCAGCATCCGGATCACCGGGTGCTCCGGCACCGCACCCCGGTCGGCCTGCGGCATCGGGAAGAACCCGCGCAGCCAGGTCGCGGAGATGTTCTCCAGTTCCGCGAAGGTGACCCGGCCGGGATCGCCGTTGAAGTTCGCGCCGAGAACGCCGTCCGGTGGGGGCGCGGTGATCGGCTGGGGAACGGGGTCGTCGCCGCAGCCGGACAGGGCGAGTCCGGCAGCGGCGACGCCCGCCAGCCCCAGTGCCGAGCGCCGCGAAACCGGGTGGCCGCGCGAATCCGGGAACTTCCGCATCGGCACCTCCTCGGCTTCCCTGGACGTCACGGCCGGACCGTACTCCACCGGGCTCGCCGATCCCGGACGGCGCGGGTCAGCCGGCGTGGACGTAGGGCTGCAGCGGGGGTTCCGCGGCGACCCGGGGATGCAGCGCGAGCTGCTTGGCGATGACCGCCGTGGTGTCCGCGAGGTCGGTGGCGAAGGTGACCGGATCGACCCCGGGCATCAGCAAGTGGCCGCAGGTCGAGGCCGGGACTCGCGCGGGTGACGCCGGGCCGTCATGGGTGACCGCGTCCATCGCCAACGCGTACGCGACGGGATCGTAGGTGCCGACCGCGATGTGCTCGCTGGCCAGGTCGGTCGGGCAGACGCTCTGGATCGACACGTTGGTGATGCTGCCGCCGCCTCCGTGCAGGCTGGTGGTGCCGTTGTCGTCCAGGTTGGGCTGCACGAATTCGTCCACAATGGAATAGATATTGGTGTAGGAGATCCCGGGGAAGGTTTCCTGACCGGAGTTCATCGCCTGGATGTACTGGGAGTTCACGGTTTGCTGCCACAGCGAAGGACTGCACCCGGCCACCGGAGGGCACAGCGCGTTGATGAGCGGGCTGCCGTGGTTGGTTCCGGCGAAGGTCACGTAGTCGGCGACCATGGGACGCACATCCGGCCAGAAACGCAGCGCGAAACGGGGCTCGGTGCCACCCTGGCTGTGCCCGAGGACCGCGATCTTGCGCCCACTGATCTCGTGCACATGGCGAATGGCGTACACGACGTATTCGGCCGAGATCTGCGCATCGCCCATCGCGTTGTCCGGCTCGGTGACCGAACAGTAGGGTTTACCGAGTTTGTCCAGTGCCTTGAACCAGTTCCAGGAATACTCGTCCGGCGTCAACGTCGTGCCGGGGACGAACAGCAGGACCTCCTGGTCGGCGTTCGTGGCGTTCGCGGTGCAGTGCACGGCCGCGGCCAGCTCCGCTTCCGGTACCTGCAGCGCGGGACCCGGCCGGTCGACCGGGGCGAACCCGCCGGTCTCGGCGCCTGCCGGTGCGGACAGTGCCAGGGTGAGGCCCAGACACGCCAGGAGCACCCCGGCGGTTTTCGCGATCGTCGACTTCATTGTCCACCTTTTCGCTTGTCGTTGCGCACTATGGTTTTTCGACGCCGAGCAAGGTGCCGATGGTGATCGAGGCCTTGCTTGCGTCGGGCGTGGCCCCGGTGATCAGGTCGGAGTAGAGGAACGATTCCGCGATCCGTGTGATCACGTAAGCGAAATCGCGCACCGGCAGCGGGAACGTCAGGTCCGGTTCCGAGCACAGCAGTTCTTCGATGATGTCGAGGACCCGCTGCTGGTGCAGCCCGTCGCTCGTGGTGAGCAGTCGCAGCGCGCGCGCTGGTTCGCGACGGAGATAGGCGCGGAAGAACTCCGCGCCGGCGATGTCCTCGATCCAGCGGGCCAGCACCTCGGCCACCCGCGCGGAACCGGTGCCGGACGCCGCGTCGAGCGCGCGACGCCAGGCCGGTTCCGCGAACGACCAGATGACCTCCGTGATCAGCTGGTCCCGGTTGCCGAGCCAGCGGAACAAGGTCGCTCGGTCGACGTCGAGCGCCTTCGAGATCGCGCCCATGTCGATCTGCTCGCCGGCGAGGAATGCCCGCCGTGCCAGCTTGAACGCCTCCAGCGGACCGGCTTTCAACTCGACCGCGCCGTGCAGATGCCGCGACAGCTTGGTCTCGCTCGCTCGGACGGTCGGCCGCGGTGCCG carries:
- the arfB gene encoding alternative ribosome rescue aminoacyl-tRNA hydrolase ArfB, producing the protein MAEDVPVGSRFVIPDAELRERFSRSSGPGGQGVNTTDSRVELSFDVARSVVIPPALKDRILSRLGARLVDGVLTIAASEYRSQLMNRDAARERLVDQLLKAAAPPPPKRRPTKPSKGSKERRLAAKKRRSEVKRGRGGRHDD
- a CDS encoding acyl-CoA-like ligand-binding transcription factor; amino-acid sequence: MKTAGGARMRARAAMRAELTAVVVTLALEHGYEQTTVDDICAAAEISRSTFFRYFPTKEDAVLSGLADAGERLREALVARPDEEPAWTALRHALGSLIDQYDGHEEKTRRLTRLIVTTPALAAKHREKNARWRELLRPEIARRLRIDSADVADPRPDAVVAAALGCVEATLAAWTAAENPRPLPEILERAMSVVR
- a CDS encoding twin-arginine translocation signal domain-containing protein; amino-acid sequence: MTSREAEEVPMRKFPDSRGHPVSRRSALGLAGVAAAGLALSGCGDDPVPQPITAPPPDGVLGANFNGDPGRVTFAELENISATWLRGFFPMPQADRGAVPEHPVIRMLTTAAAKGYGTVLSLKFPYAGEPLPTPGSPAMTTALRRLDAVLPEVLGKVDILVIGNEPFIECRPQDRVQRLNVCYETLAQHVIAYRQRNCGADCTTQLYLGALNRLDRPDWRTPATERWLDFTRDTPALSGVDIHPHLQAPGDDRRFLDYVLPRLRTDQKFLATEFSLVLLWKQHLKDPVDPRFADRYRVSRSKKVWQVVRDAIESPFPQQKWDDFLALSPWFDNHREFLRDQVDRFRETSRLAVATYGVTQDTAMVTGFGPDSMPWLFNSVFCPFVVRAGQDGLPGRTTAWAGQFRQLQTR
- a CDS encoding esterase/lipase family protein; translation: MKSTIAKTAGVLLACLGLTLALSAPAGAETGGFAPVDRPGPALQVPEAELAAAVHCTANATNADQEVLLFVPGTTLTPDEYSWNWFKALDKLGKPYCSVTEPDNAMGDAQISAEYVVYAIRHVHEISGRKIAVLGHSQGGTEPRFALRFWPDVRPMVADYVTFAGTNHGSPLINALCPPVAGCSPSLWQQTVNSQYIQAMNSGQETFPGISYTNIYSIVDEFVQPNLDDNGTTSLHGGGGSITNVSIQSVCPTDLASEHIAVGTYDPVAYALAMDAVTHDGPASPARVPASTCGHLLMPGVDPVTFATDLADTTAVIAKQLALHPRVAAEPPLQPYVHAG
- a CDS encoding QsdR family transcriptional regulator, whose product is MARSSGPAPRPTVRASETKLSRHLHGAVELKAGPLEAFKLARRAFLAGEQIDMGAISKALDVDRATLFRWLGNRDQLITEVIWSFAEPAWRRALDAASGTGSARVAEVLARWIEDIAGAEFFRAYLRREPARALRLLTTSDGLHQQRVLDIIEELLCSEPDLTFPLPVRDFAYVITRIAESFLYSDLITGATPDASKASITIGTLLGVEKP